In Chloroflexota bacterium, a genomic segment contains:
- a CDS encoding nucleotidyl transferase AbiEii/AbiGii toxin family protein, giving the protein MSSIFSALERELVEAFFTLEGSESFVLTGGAALAEFYFQHRLSNDLDLFTLSQQDFIEVGRQLDSLAEKTHAEEKPIRTLATLNQVYFVRDGKEIKLDIVRDSGPQFGNPQIRERIRIDSLENIGANKITALFGRAAFRDYVDLYFILREGGFSFEHLLNLAKQKDSGLQEFYLAGWIKQQTPRLQTPPTMLKQVDFDEMKKFFLRLADELMAGQNPDKLSE; this is encoded by the coding sequence ATGTCAAGTATTTTTAGCGCCCTTGAACGCGAACTGGTAGAAGCTTTCTTTACTCTGGAAGGTTCTGAAAGCTTCGTGTTGACCGGTGGAGCGGCGCTGGCCGAGTTTTACTTTCAACATCGCCTGAGCAATGATCTTGACTTGTTCACGCTGAGTCAACAGGATTTTATTGAAGTAGGAAGGCAGTTAGATAGCTTAGCCGAGAAGACGCACGCAGAAGAAAAGCCCATTCGCACTTTGGCAACACTCAACCAAGTTTATTTCGTGCGCGATGGAAAAGAAATCAAATTGGACATAGTGCGCGATAGTGGCCCGCAGTTTGGCAATCCGCAAATCAGGGAAAGAATCCGAATCGACTCTTTGGAAAACATCGGCGCAAACAAAATAACTGCTCTATTCGGACGCGCGGCGTTTCGAGATTACGTGGACTTGTACTTCATTTTGCGAGAAGGCGGTTTTAGTTTTGAGCATTTGTTGAATCTGGCGAAGCAAAAGGACAGTGGTTTGCAGGAGTTTTATCTTGCTGGCTGGATAAAACAACAGACACCAAGATTGCAAACGCCGCCCACAATGCTGAAGCAGGTAGACTTCGATGAAATGAAGAAATTTTTTCTTCGACTGGCTGATGAATTGATGGCAGGCCAGAACCCAGACAAGTTATCGGAATAG
- a CDS encoding NADH-quinone oxidoreductase subunit J produces the protein MTLELILFLVLAIIAVTAALAMLLSTNAIYSALFLILNFAVVSVFYLILNAPFIAMVQVTVYAGAIMVLFLFVIMLLGAERLTQPQGYMPWQRPLAILLGLALLGVTVTALASKGVGVAPEAFQPAIVKAFGSPLEIGKQLFTAYLFPFEVTSFLLLVAMIGAIVLTKEEKAKLQRRSPRQ, from the coding sequence ATGACTCTCGAACTCATTCTCTTCCTTGTCCTCGCCATCATCGCCGTGACTGCCGCTCTAGCCATGTTGTTGAGCACCAACGCCATTTACTCGGCCCTGTTCCTGATCTTGAATTTCGCCGTCGTCTCGGTGTTTTACCTGATCCTGAATGCGCCCTTTATCGCCATGGTGCAGGTCACGGTCTACGCCGGGGCGATCATGGTGCTCTTCCTGTTCGTCATCATGTTGCTGGGCGCAGAGCGGTTGACTCAGCCGCAAGGTTACATGCCCTGGCAAAGGCCGCTGGCAATTTTGCTGGGCCTGGCCCTGCTCGGGGTAACAGTGACGGCCCTGGCCTCAAAAGGAGTCGGGGTTGCGCCCGAAGCCTTCCAACCGGCCATTGTCAAAGCCTTCGGCAGTCCGCTGGAGATCGGCAAGCAATTATTTACCGCCTACCTCTTCCCATTTGAAGTGACGTCGTTCCTGCTGTTGGTGGCCATGATCGGGGCCATCGTGCTGACGAAGGAAGAGAAGGCTAAACTTCAGAGACGGTCGCCCCGGCAATAA
- the nuoH gene encoding NADH-quinone oxidoreductase subunit NuoH, with protein MELRTFIEVGLAALVKSVLLAFVLLTSFAYMTLAERKVVAWMQVRIGPNRVGPFGFFQPLADGLKLFLKEELIPSGADRVMFVIAPIITVIPALVILAVVPFGPPIELFGFKVPLVVADINVGLLYILSVASIAVYGIVLAGWSSNNKYAMLGGLRSSAQMVSYEIALGLSIVGPILLAGSMSVQDITLSQTRLWNVVLQPVGAAVFLIAVLAEVNRAPFDMPEAEQELTAGYHTEYSGMKFALFFMAEYIKMVAVSAIGTALFFGGYLGPFINEISPWVINGLPVGSWLAGLLGVTYFSLKTIFFLFCMLWLRATLPRLRYDQLMRFGWKVMLPLALANIVITALAVALFPGLLQG; from the coding sequence ATGGAACTCAGAACCTTTATCGAAGTTGGCCTGGCCGCGCTTGTCAAAAGCGTATTGCTGGCTTTTGTTCTGCTAACGTCTTTTGCCTACATGACCCTGGCTGAGCGCAAGGTGGTGGCCTGGATGCAAGTGCGCATCGGCCCCAATCGGGTCGGGCCGTTTGGCTTCTTCCAACCGCTGGCTGATGGCCTCAAGTTGTTTTTGAAGGAAGAATTGATTCCTTCCGGAGCCGATCGGGTGATGTTCGTGATCGCGCCCATCATCACGGTCATCCCGGCTCTGGTGATTTTGGCCGTCGTGCCCTTCGGGCCGCCGATTGAACTGTTTGGCTTCAAAGTGCCGCTGGTGGTCGCCGACATCAACGTGGGCTTGCTGTATATCCTCTCGGTGGCCTCCATTGCCGTTTATGGCATTGTGCTGGCCGGGTGGTCGTCGAACAACAAATACGCCATGCTCGGCGGCCTGCGCTCCTCGGCGCAAATGGTGAGCTACGAAATTGCCCTCGGCTTGTCCATCGTCGGGCCGATCCTGCTCGCCGGTTCGATGAGCGTGCAGGATATTACCCTGTCGCAGACCCGGTTGTGGAATGTAGTGCTTCAGCCGGTCGGGGCCGCCGTCTTTCTGATTGCGGTGCTGGCTGAAGTGAACCGCGCCCCGTTCGACATGCCCGAAGCCGAGCAGGAACTCACGGCCGGCTACCACACCGAATATTCAGGGATGAAGTTCGCCCTGTTCTTCATGGCCGAGTACATCAAGATGGTGGCCGTCAGCGCGATTGGCACCGCCCTCTTTTTCGGCGGCTATCTCGGCCCGTTCATCAACGAAATATCGCCCTGGGTGATTAACGGCCTGCCGGTGGGAAGCTGGCTGGCCGGTTTGCTGGGCGTGACTTATTTCAGCTTGAAAACCATTTTCTTCCTGTTCTGCATGTTATGGCTCCGGGCGACCCTGCCGCGCCTGCGATACGATCAACTCATGCGCTTTGGCTGGAAGGTGATGTTGCCTCTGGCGCTGGCGAACATCGTCATCACCGCCCTGGCCGTCGCGTTGTTCCCTGGGCTGTTGCAAGGATAA
- the nuoK gene encoding NADH-quinone oxidoreductase subunit NuoK — protein sequence MIPTSYYIILSAVLFTIGVMGVLVRRNAIIIFMSVELMLNSANLAFVAFARQFQPAVVEAGKSIISPTAMSGQIFVFFVMTVAAAEVAVGLALIVAIFKTKHSIDVDQVHQLKG from the coding sequence ATGATCCCCACTTCCTACTACATCATCCTCTCGGCAGTCCTGTTCACCATTGGCGTGATGGGCGTCCTCGTCCGGCGCAACGCCATCATCATCTTCATGTCGGTGGAGTTGATGCTCAACTCGGCCAATTTGGCCTTCGTGGCCTTTGCCCGGCAGTTTCAACCGGCGGTGGTGGAAGCGGGCAAATCCATCATCAGTCCGACGGCCATGTCCGGCCAAATTTTTGTTTTCTTCGTCATGACGGTCGCCGCCGCCGAGGTGGCCGTTGGCCTGGCCCTGATCGTCGCCATCTTCAAAACCAAGCACTCAATTGATGTTGACCAAGTGCATCAGTTGAAAGGGTAG
- the nuoG gene encoding NADH-quinone oxidoreductase subunit NuoG, translated as MPDLVKLKIDEVELEVPKGTLVVDAAKRVNNDIPVFCYHPKLQPVGMCRMCLVEVGRPQRDRATGQLVLDENGQPKIAYGAKLETACTLPVEPGMHVRTANDKVSAARKDVVEFILTSHPLDCPICDKGGECPLQNLTMRHGPGASRFLFGEKMHLDKHVPLGTEENALIYLDRERCIQCARCTRFSDEVADDHVIGFYERGRKLEIVTFSEPGFDSKFSGNTTDICPVGALTTADFRFQARPWELINSASICTHCPVGCNLHLNTRRSGLSGKFEIKRVMPRQNEQVNEIWICDKGRFGHHFTASPDRLTTPLIKKNGKLEEASWDEALDLIISKLKTAGSSVAGLAGGRLSNEDLFSFNKLITGLGGQTQLYSRMGGGDLVQKVGLGAGSNFGAMGAGATIVVVASDLEEEAPVWWLRVKQAAQRGANLIVVNARSTKLDRYAKQKITYAYGGEADAVNGLAETAAKAENLVIMVGGEGMDFTASTALAQTCANLLVNTRHVGKPNNGLVVVWGHANDQGAWDMGVKPNGEGLPESKVLFIAAADPVGDGQTSPGASFKVVTELFLTATAKEADVVLPAQAFTEREGTFTNGERRVQRFYPAVPALGQSCADWQIFTRLGEKMGQGKAKAGAAAIMLEISKAVTQYSGLTYQSLARVEKQFPDVGGADLYYGGTAFENTAGLGVQA; from the coding sequence ATGCCTGATCTGGTCAAACTCAAAATTGACGAAGTAGAACTGGAAGTCCCCAAAGGCACGCTGGTGGTGGACGCCGCCAAGCGGGTGAACAACGACATCCCTGTGTTCTGCTACCACCCCAAACTGCAACCGGTTGGCATGTGCCGCATGTGTCTGGTGGAAGTCGGGCGGCCCCAGCGTGACCGGGCCACTGGCCAGTTGGTGTTGGACGAAAACGGCCAGCCCAAGATCGCCTACGGCGCAAAACTGGAGACGGCCTGCACCTTGCCCGTCGAGCCGGGCATGCACGTCCGAACTGCGAACGACAAAGTGAGCGCGGCCCGCAAGGACGTGGTCGAGTTCATTCTCACCTCGCACCCGCTCGACTGCCCGATCTGCGACAAGGGCGGCGAGTGCCCGCTGCAAAACCTGACGATGCGGCACGGCCCTGGCGCAAGCCGCTTCCTCTTCGGCGAGAAAATGCATCTCGACAAGCACGTTCCGCTGGGCACTGAAGAGAACGCGCTGATCTATCTTGACCGCGAGCGTTGCATCCAGTGCGCACGTTGCACTCGCTTCTCCGACGAAGTCGCCGACGACCACGTCATCGGCTTCTACGAGCGTGGGCGCAAGCTGGAGATCGTCACTTTCTCCGAGCCGGGCTTCGACTCCAAGTTCTCCGGCAACACCACCGACATCTGCCCGGTCGGCGCGCTCACCACCGCCGACTTCCGCTTTCAAGCCCGCCCGTGGGAACTGATCAACTCGGCTTCCATCTGCACCCACTGCCCGGTCGGTTGCAACCTGCACCTCAACACCCGCCGCAGCGGCCTCTCCGGCAAGTTCGAAATCAAACGGGTGATGCCCCGCCAAAACGAGCAGGTCAACGAAATCTGGATTTGCGACAAGGGCCGCTTCGGCCACCACTTCACCGCCAGCCCGGATCGGCTCACCACGCCGCTGATCAAAAAGAACGGGAAGCTCGAAGAGGCAAGTTGGGATGAGGCGCTCGATCTGATCATCAGCAAACTAAAGACGGCTGGCAGTTCGGTGGCGGGACTCGCGGGTGGCCGTCTCTCGAACGAAGACCTTTTCTCTTTCAATAAGCTGATCACTGGCCTCGGCGGCCAGACTCAACTTTATTCGCGAATGGGCGGCGGCGACCTGGTGCAAAAGGTCGGCCTGGGCGCTGGCTCTAACTTTGGCGCGATGGGCGCTGGCGCAACGATCGTCGTCGTGGCTTCTGATCTCGAAGAAGAAGCGCCGGTCTGGTGGTTGCGCGTCAAACAAGCGGCTCAACGCGGGGCGAACCTGATAGTGGTCAATGCTCGCTCGACGAAACTCGACCGCTACGCCAAGCAGAAAATCACTTACGCTTACGGCGGCGAAGCAGACGCCGTGAACGGCCTGGCCGAGACAGCCGCCAAAGCCGAGAATCTCGTTATTATGGTTGGCGGTGAAGGTATGGACTTCACTGCCTCAACCGCGCTGGCTCAGACATGCGCCAACTTGCTGGTCAACACCAGGCATGTGGGCAAGCCGAACAATGGCCTGGTTGTGGTGTGGGGCCATGCCAATGATCAGGGCGCGTGGGACATGGGCGTGAAGCCAAACGGCGAAGGTTTGCCGGAGTCGAAAGTGTTGTTTATAGCAGCGGCTGACCCGGTTGGCGACGGCCAAACCTCGCCCGGCGCTTCGTTCAAAGTCGTCACCGAACTCTTCCTCACCGCCACCGCCAAAGAGGCCGATGTCGTCCTCCCGGCCCAAGCCTTCACCGAACGCGAAGGCACGTTCACTAACGGCGAGCGGCGCGTGCAACGCTTCTACCCGGCAGTGCCGGCGCTGGGCCAGAGTTGCGCCGATTGGCAAATCTTTACCCGACTCGGCGAGAAGATGGGGCAGGGCAAGGCCAAAGCCGGCGCGGCGGCCATCATGCTTGAGATTTCCAAAGCCGTGACTCAGTATTCCGGCCTTACGTATCAATCGCTGGCTCGAGTTGAAAAGCAATTCCCGGACGTGGGCGGCGCGGACTTGTACTACGGCGGCACGGCCTTTGAGAACACAGCGGGCCTGGGCGTGCAAGCCTGA
- the nuoI gene encoding NADH-quinone oxidoreductase subunit NuoI, which yields MMFEIVKGLGTTLKHMFEEPVTIQYPEVKRPVRERFKGRHELKRYDNGLEKCIGCALCAAACPADAIFVEAAENTDDIRYSPGERYARVYEINMLRCIFCGFCEDACPTEAIVLESSYELSYVDRESAIFTKDKLIVPVPADGQPTPQKVEPGKFDRAVPEMKDPT from the coding sequence ATTATGTTTGAAATTGTGAAAGGACTCGGCACCACCCTCAAGCACATGTTTGAGGAGCCGGTCACCATTCAATATCCCGAAGTCAAACGCCCGGTGCGCGAGCGCTTCAAGGGCCGCCACGAACTTAAGCGCTACGACAACGGTTTGGAGAAGTGCATCGGCTGCGCCCTGTGCGCGGCGGCCTGCCCGGCAGACGCCATCTTCGTCGAGGCGGCGGAGAACACCGACGATATACGTTATTCTCCGGGCGAGCGATACGCCCGTGTCTACGAGATCAACATGTTGCGCTGTATCTTCTGCGGCTTCTGCGAGGACGCCTGTCCCACCGAGGCCATTGTGCTGGAGAGTAGCTACGAACTATCCTACGTTGACCGCGAGTCGGCCATCTTCACCAAAGACAAACTCATCGTGCCGGTTCCGGCGGACGGCCAGCCCACGCCGCAGAAGGTGGAGCCAGGCAAGTTTGACCGGGCTGTTCCGGAAATGAAAGACCCAACGTAA
- a CDS encoding NADH-quinone oxidoreductase subunit L, with protein sequence MQTLVPLIIVFPVLGLLINVLAGKRIGDPWAGIIASLASGSAFVIAVLQFVGLATTGFEPQVVKVADWIVIGQLNIPWAFQVDTLSVTMMLLVTGVGTLIHIYAVGYMKGDERFHRFFIYLNLFIASMLVLVAGNNYVMLFVGWEGVGLCSYLLIGFWFDRGEDGVANARAGRKAFVVNRVGDFGFALAMFLIFWTAKTLTFAEVFKFFEENGTTLAPVATAITLLMLVGVAGKSAQIPLFVWLPDAMAGPTPVSALIHAATMVTAGIYLIVRSNVLFNLAPASQMTVALVGASTAFVAGTIALGQFDIKRVLAYSTISQLGFMVAAAGMGAYVAAMFHLLTHAFFKALLFLSSGSVIHGMEHGHHALGHGGGGHDDSHAPALPHAPTHHEPTFDAQDMRNMGGLRKHMRTTFWVYLIGAIALAGVFPFAGFWSKDEILADAWLIGNEGQWHGWAVYGLLTVAAFFTAFYMGRQIFMVFYGGERTEAAKHAHESPAVMTVPLIILAVLSTVGGAMNLPKIIPGGEVLGQWLEHTVEVHALDFNFVVAGISTVVALSGIGLAYLVYGQKPMMTMTDPLQSTGGLFRFLNGKWFIDELYERLITGPIEALSSF encoded by the coding sequence ATGCAAACTCTAGTTCCCCTGATTATCGTTTTCCCTGTTCTCGGCCTGCTGATCAACGTGCTGGCCGGGAAACGTATCGGCGACCCCTGGGCGGGCATCATCGCTTCGCTGGCTTCGGGCAGTGCGTTCGTCATCGCCGTTCTGCAATTTGTCGGCCTGGCGACCACCGGCTTTGAGCCGCAAGTCGTCAAAGTGGCTGACTGGATCGTGATCGGCCAACTCAACATCCCCTGGGCCTTCCAGGTGGACACGCTCTCGGTGACGATGATGTTGCTGGTGACGGGCGTGGGCACGCTCATCCACATTTACGCCGTCGGCTACATGAAGGGCGACGAGCGCTTCCACCGCTTCTTTATCTATCTCAACCTGTTCATTGCTTCGATGCTGGTGCTGGTGGCAGGCAACAACTACGTGATGCTCTTCGTGGGCTGGGAAGGCGTTGGGCTTTGCTCTTACCTGCTCATCGGTTTCTGGTTTGATCGGGGCGAGGACGGGGTGGCGAACGCTCGCGCCGGGCGCAAGGCCTTCGTCGTCAACCGCGTGGGCGACTTTGGTTTTGCCCTGGCCATGTTCCTGATCTTCTGGACGGCAAAAACGCTCACCTTTGCCGAGGTCTTCAAATTCTTTGAAGAGAACGGGACAACCCTCGCTCCGGTTGCCACTGCCATCACTCTGTTGATGCTGGTCGGCGTGGCGGGCAAGTCGGCGCAGATCCCATTGTTTGTGTGGCTGCCCGACGCGATGGCCGGCCCGACCCCGGTGTCGGCCCTCATTCACGCGGCCACGATGGTCACAGCGGGCATCTATCTCATCGTCCGCTCCAACGTTCTCTTCAATCTTGCGCCTGCTTCGCAAATGACAGTCGCCCTCGTCGGCGCAAGCACGGCGTTTGTGGCCGGGACGATTGCGTTAGGCCAATTCGACATCAAGCGTGTGCTGGCTTACTCGACGATTAGCCAGCTAGGCTTTATGGTGGCGGCGGCGGGCATGGGCGCTTACGTGGCCGCCATGTTCCATCTGCTGACGCACGCCTTCTTCAAGGCCCTGCTCTTCCTCTCGTCCGGCTCGGTCATTCATGGCATGGAGCATGGGCATCATGCGCTCGGTCACGGCGGCGGCGGTCACGATGACTCCCACGCCCCCGCACTCCCACACGCCCCAACTCATCACGAGCCGACGTTCGACGCGCAAGACATGCGCAACATGGGCGGCCTGCGTAAGCACATGCGAACGACGTTCTGGGTCTACTTGATCGGTGCGATTGCTTTGGCCGGCGTGTTTCCATTTGCCGGATTCTGGTCGAAGGACGAAATTCTAGCCGATGCCTGGTTGATCGGGAATGAAGGCCAGTGGCACGGTTGGGCCGTCTACGGCTTGTTGACCGTGGCCGCCTTCTTCACCGCCTTCTACATGGGCCGCCAAATCTTCATGGTGTTTTACGGCGGCGAGCGCACCGAGGCGGCCAAGCACGCGCACGAAAGCCCGGCGGTGATGACCGTGCCGCTGATCATTTTGGCCGTGCTCTCGACAGTCGGCGGCGCAATGAACCTGCCGAAAATTATTCCCGGCGGCGAAGTTTTAGGTCAGTGGCTTGAGCACACGGTTGAAGTGCATGCCCTTGATTTCAATTTCGTGGTAGCTGGCATTTCCACCGTCGTAGCTCTGTCAGGCATCGGTCTGGCCTACCTGGTCTACGGCCAGAAGCCGATGATGACCATGACCGACCCGCTGCAAAGCACTGGCGGCCTGTTCCGCTTCCTCAACGGCAAGTGGTTCATTGACGAACTGTACGAGCGCCTGATCACCGGCCCGATTGAAGCCCTAAGCAGTTTCA
- the nuoF gene encoding NADH-quinone oxidoreductase subunit NuoF: MEHIVLRHRDIPDIDQLDVYLANGGFEAFKKVVTSMKPEEVIDVVKASGLRGRGGAGFPTGVKWSFLTKNRPAYYVVCNSDESEPGTFKDREIMEKNPFQFLEGLMIASFAARANIAYNYMRGEFWPVAVELDKKIAELRQRGFLGKNLFGTSYSLDVHLHLGAGAYICGEESALLESLEGKLGQPRLKPPFPADKGLYQMPTVVNNTETLTNVPLIISRGADWYQSVGVKNSAGTKVMCLSGHVNKPGNYELPFGVTLREVIYDHAGGVPGDKKVKAVMLSGASSVVLKASDDILDMKLDYDSVAGKGAALGSASIIIMDETVDLAWVMLKTSRFFKHESCGKCTPCREGTYWMLHILERLNKGEGTKADIDLLNSVASQVQNKCLCPLGEFAVTPVLSSLKTFRADFDGHAKDGGAKPKPAAAKPASKKAEVAAGD, encoded by the coding sequence TTGGACGTGTATCTGGCCAACGGCGGCTTCGAGGCGTTCAAGAAGGTCGTCACTTCGATGAAGCCGGAAGAAGTGATAGATGTCGTGAAGGCTTCCGGCTTGCGCGGGCGGGGCGGGGCGGGCTTCCCCACCGGAGTCAAATGGTCGTTCCTCACCAAAAACCGGCCTGCCTATTACGTCGTTTGCAATTCAGACGAGTCGGAGCCGGGCACGTTCAAAGACCGCGAGATTATGGAGAAGAACCCGTTCCAGTTTTTGGAAGGGCTGATGATTGCCTCTTTCGCCGCCCGTGCCAATATAGCCTACAACTACATGCGCGGCGAGTTCTGGCCGGTGGCGGTAGAACTGGACAAGAAGATTGCCGAATTGAGGCAACGCGGCTTCCTGGGCAAGAATCTCTTCGGCACGAGCTACTCGCTCGACGTTCATCTTCATCTCGGCGCGGGCGCTTACATTTGCGGCGAGGAGAGCGCACTGTTGGAGTCGCTGGAAGGCAAGCTGGGCCAGCCTCGCCTCAAGCCGCCCTTCCCGGCGGACAAGGGCCTCTACCAGATGCCGACGGTGGTGAATAACACCGAGACGTTGACCAACGTGCCGCTGATCATCTCGCGCGGCGCAGACTGGTATCAGTCAGTTGGCGTAAAGAACAGCGCCGGAACGAAAGTGATGTGCCTCTCCGGCCACGTGAACAAGCCGGGCAACTATGAACTGCCGTTCGGGGTTACGTTGAGAGAGGTGATTTACGATCACGCCGGCGGCGTCCCCGGCGACAAAAAGGTGAAGGCGGTGATGCTGTCCGGGGCCTCGTCGGTGGTGTTGAAGGCGTCCGACGATATTCTGGATATGAAGCTGGATTACGACTCGGTGGCGGGCAAGGGCGCGGCGCTCGGCTCGGCTTCCATCATCATCATGGACGAGACGGTGGACCTGGCCTGGGTGATGCTCAAGACCTCGCGTTTCTTCAAGCACGAGTCGTGCGGCAAATGCACGCCCTGCCGCGAGGGCACTTACTGGATGTTGCACATTCTGGAGCGGCTGAACAAGGGCGAGGGGACGAAGGCCGACATTGATTTGCTTAACTCGGTGGCGAGCCAGGTTCAGAACAAATGCCTGTGTCCGCTGGGCGAGTTCGCGGTGACGCCGGTGCTCTCCAGCCTCAAGACTTTCCGCGCTGATTTTGACGGGCACGCGAAAGATGGGGGCGCAAAGCCCAAGCCGGCGGCGGCAAAGCCTGCGTCGAAGAAGGCCGAAGTGGCGGCAGGGGATTAG